A genomic region of Phragmites australis chromosome 2, lpPhrAust1.1, whole genome shotgun sequence contains the following coding sequences:
- the LOC133899648 gene encoding large ribosomal subunit protein cL37-like has product MALLLSPTVSFLASPSPPHSRALSTAPAATIVSCSTPRLQCKNLVSLQSPLNVTATCVSFAKKRPVLVHAATEGSEAQPEEPKTVAKIEEMPLESKQKMIMEQRARMKLAKKLRQRRKRLVRKRRLRKKGRWPPSKMKKLKNV; this is encoded by the exons atggcGCTCCTCCTATCGCCTACCGTCTCCTTCctcgcctccccctcccctcctcacTCCCGGGCGCTCTCCACCGCCCCGGCGGCCACCATCGTCTCCTGCAGCA CCCCAAGGCTGCAATGCAAGAACCTCGTCTCCCTACAGAGCCCTCTGAATGTGACTGCCACTTGTGTTTCTTTTGCCAAGAAGAGGCCGGTTCTTGTTCATGCTGCCACAGAGGGCAGTGAAGCACAACCAGAAGAACCGAAAACGGTGGCTAAGATCGAGGAAATGCCACTCGAGTCGAAGCAGAAGATGATCATGGAGCAGAGAGCACGGATGAAGCTGGCCAAGAAGTTGAGGCAGCGGCGCAAGCGGCTTGTCCGCAAGAGGCGCCTGAGGAAGAAGGGCAGGTGGCCGCCATCCAagatgaagaagctcaagaacgTCTGA